A genome region from Sebastes umbrosus isolate fSebUmb1 chromosome 22, fSebUmb1.pri, whole genome shotgun sequence includes the following:
- the mrpl52 gene encoding 39S ribosomal protein L52, mitochondrial, which produces MAATMRTLCCSVLRHSSRQFSTTCGAQAGQKWRKEHGLARSGTEYGPLTDLPDWSFADGRPAPLMKGQLRRKQEREDLARRIVMLNSEVDTGMEAWSEKQEAAKRTEEHKKSLLLKPKGKLLMKTKAKS; this is translated from the exons tGTTGAGGCACTCCAGCAGGCAGTTCAGCACAACATGTGGAGCACAGGCTGGACAGAAGTGGAGGAAAGA ACATGGACTTGCTCGAAGTGGCACAGAATACGGCCCTCTGACAGACCTGCCTGATTGGTCGTTTGCag ACGGGAGACCAGCACCTCTAATGAAGGGACAGCTGAGAAGAAAGCAAGAGAGGGAAGATTTAGCG AGACGCATCGTGATGCTGAACTCGGAGGTGGACACAGGAATGGAGGCGTGGAGCGAAAAGCAAGAAGCGGCCAAAAGAACGGAGGAGCACAAAAAGTCTCTTTTACTCAAACCTAAAGGGAAGTTGTTAATGAAGACAAAAGCTAAAAGTTAG